One genomic segment of Lemur catta isolate mLemCat1 unplaced genomic scaffold, mLemCat1.pri scaffold_121_ctg1, whole genome shotgun sequence includes these proteins:
- the LOC123629270 gene encoding cytochrome P450 4F2-like has protein sequence MPQLGLSWLGLGPVAASPWLVLLLVRASWFLARVLAWTYAFYGTCSRLRCFPQPPTRSWFWGHLGLVMNTEQGMWEVTHLVATYPQGFMKWLGPTLPVVTLCHPDFVQSVLNASDTIRHKDMVLSKFLKPWLGEGLLLSIGDKWKHRRIMLTPAFHFKILKPYVTIFNKSMNIMYVKWQCLASEGSVHLDMFEHISLMILDSLLKCIFSFDSNCQESSSEYIAAVLELSALILKWYKKIFLHMDFLYYLTPSGKRFRRVCNLVCNFTVPIIQERRRTLATQGVDDFLKIKTKSKTLDFIDVLLLAKDEDGKELSDEDIRAEADTFMVAGHDTTASGLSWVLYNLAKHPEYQERCRQEVQELLRDREPKEIEWEDLAQLPFLTMCIKESLRLYPPSPTISRYCAQDVVLPEGRVIPKGNICAISIFGIHHNPSVWSDPEVYDPFRFDPENSQERSPLAFIPFSMGPRNCIGKNFAMTEMKVALALTLLHFRVLPDTEPRRKPEIILRAEGGLWRRVEPLRAGAQ, from the exons ATGCCGCAGCTGGGCCtgtcctggctgggcctggggccggTGGCCGCCTCCCCGTggctggtgctgctgctggtcaGGGCCTCCTGGTTCCTGGCCCGCGTCCTGGCCTGGACCTACGCCTTCTATGGCACCTGCAGCCGCCTCCGCTGTTTCCCGCAGCCCCCGACGCGGAGCTGGTTCTGGGGTCACCTGGGCCTG GTCATGAACACGGAGCAGGGGATGTGGGAAGTGACTCACCTGGTGGCCACCTATCCCCAGGGCTTTATGAAgtggctgggccccaccctccctGTCGTCACTTTGTGCCACCCCGACTTCGTCCAATCTGTCCTCAATGCCTCAG ACACCATCAGGCACAAGGACATGGTCCTCAGCAAGTTCCTGAAGCCCTGGCTGG GGGAGGGGCTCCTGCTGAGCATTGGTGACAAGTGGAAACACCGCCGTATCATGCTGACACCCGCCTTCCATTTCAAGATCCTGAAGCCCTACGTTACAATTTTCAACAAAAGCATGAACATCATGTAT GTCAAGTGGCAGTGTCTGGCCTCAGAGGGCAGTGTCCATCTGGACATGTTTGAGCACATCAGCCTCATGATCTTGGACAGTCTGCTGAAATGCATCTTCAGCTTCGACAGCAATTGTCAGGA GAGTTCCAGTGAATACATTGCTGCTGTCTTGGAGCTCAGTGCTCTCATATTAAAATGGTACAAGAAGATCTTCTTGCACATGGACTTCCTGTACTACCTCACTCCCAGTGGGAAGCGCTTCCGCAGGGTCTGCAACCTGGTGTGCAACTTCACGGTTCCCATTATCCAGGAACGGCGCCGCACTCTTGCCACCCAGGGTGTTGATGACTTCCTCAAGATCAAGACCAAGTCCAAGACTTTGGACTTCATTGATGTGCTCCTGCTGGCCAAG GATGAAGATGGGAAGGAGTTGTCAGATGAGGACATACGAGCAGAGGCTGATACCTTCATGGTTGCAG GCCATGACACCACGGCCAGTGGCCTCTCCTGGGTCCTGTACAACCTTGCGAAGCACCCAGAATACCAGGAGCGCTGCCGGCAGGAGGTGCAAGAGCTCCTGAGGGACCGCGAGCCTAAAGAAATTGAATG GGAGGACCTGGCCCAGCTGCCCTTCCTCACCATGTGCATCAAGGAAAGTCTGCGGCTGTATCCTCCATCCCCGACCATCTCCCGCTACTGTGCCCAGGACGTTGTGCTCCCAGAGGGCCGGGTCATCCCCAAAG GGAACATCTGTGCCATCAGCATCTTTGGGATTCATCACAACCCGTCAGTCTGGTCAGACCCTGAg GTCTATGACCCCTTCCGCTTCGACCCAGAAAATTCCCAGGAGAGGTCACCTCTGGCGTTTATTCCCTTCTCGATGGGGCCCAG gaactGCATTGGGAAGAACTTCGCCATGACCGAGATGAAGGTGGCCCTGGCGCTCACGCTGCTGCACTTCCGCGTCCTGCCCGACACCGAGCCGCGTAGGAAGCCAGAAATTATCCTGCGAGCCGAGGGCGGCCTCTGGCGGCGGGTGGAGCCGCTGAGAGCGGGCGCGCAGTGA